The genomic window ATATAACTTCATGGCCTTAAAAATAGTTATATTATTGCAGTTCCTCCACTTAGTGACATTATTCAGCACAAGCCTTAGGTTTAATTAAGTTCAGTTTCTCTTTGTTTGCTTAGCAGTGTGACCATCTTATGTACATCTGCCACtgggaaaaataaatactaatacgGAATCAAATAATTATCTCCAAAATTGGTCCCCAGGAGAAAAGAGATTAACCATTGCACAGTCAGTCACCTCGGAGAAAACCCAGGAGGTCTCCATCCAGCGTGGATGTCAACACCCACAGCCCCAGCTTTCCCCCGCGTCTTTGCCGTTCAGCTTTATGCTGTCGGTCACGTTCTCGTTGAACATGGGGCCCCCGTGCCTTAGCATGAGCTCCGAAGCCACTTTAGCAAAGGCCTCCTCCACATTGCTGCAGTCCTTGGCTGAGGTCTCCACGGTATCGAAGAGGTCAAACTGGCTGGCCAGGGCCTGGGCCTCCTCAAACTGAACTTCCCGGCGCTCGGTCAAGTCCGATTTGTTACCTTTTTAAAAGATATTAAAAGAAACTGCAGGTTACAGTTTAATTCTGGATTCAAATGGTACAAAGTTTGCACCAACCTGAGGCCGAGAAGCAGATttgataaatacatacattaatttgTTCTTGAAAACTTGTTGCTAGCAACCCAACTGATATTTGTGCTATGTCCTGAAGCTACTGTGTGctctttaaaaactgtttatcATCTTGCTTTATCTTTGTGAATGTAGCCGTTCAGTCAGTGTAGAATATAACACACTTTATACAAGATGTCTTTCATGTTTGTGCTTAAACACAGAGGCAAGATGAACTGAGACTGAAGCGCCTTGAGTCACGCACACAACTGAACCAGACTGATTTCTTGCCCCCCCAATCACTGGACTACGCTGCGCAACACTCACCGACTAAAAGCTGCACAATGTTGGAACCTGCATACTTCTTGACGTCTTCAATCCACCTTGGCACGGAAGCGAAGGAGCCCTTCTTGCTGATGTCGTAGGCTATGATGGCTCCATTAGCGCTGTGGTAGTAGCTCTGTGTGATGGTGCGGAATCTCTCCTGCCCTGCGGTGTCCCAGATCTGCAACTGTAAGCAAGGGGCATGCACGTTACTGAAGAGGACACCACCAGTTTTGTGATACTAGTATGGTCATATTGACACCCACTGTGTTGCCTGCCTACCTAGCACTCACAGCTCCCTCCAAAATGTATAAACAAGGGCACACTTTAATATCTCAAACGAGTACTCTGTGGTTTGCTGCCTGACGTACATCAGAGCTTGATTATGTAATGTACGCTAAACAGCAGCAGATGCAAACTTTTTCAGCTTATTATGACATTAGAAAGCAGGAACCGCGTGACTAAAGCTAAAACTGTGGATATAAAACAAACTGATCAACTTGGTCTGCTTCGTGAAACCACATGGACGAAATCACCAAATAGAAAACAGGTAAATATCAGCATCACAGGAGCGTTCATCGCAGGCTAGGTGTGGTGTTTCCAAAGAGCACAAGTTCCTGCTGTGTGCTTGATGCTGAAAACCTTGTTTTAATGTGATGCACAGCTAATCATCTGCTCATTGTCAGGCCTTGCCCTGCTTCAGCATAGTCTGAGTCAGCAGATGCATCAGCAGAAACACAATGAATACATGAATGAATGAACTCCAGTGGAAATTAAAGCTGTTGTGGACTGTCATTCTAGGAGACTACCGAAATACTAAACATATCATAATGTGTGCaatattcttattgttattattattagtagtagtagtagataCAGTAATATTATTAGTACTGTATGTGAAGCAGATTGCAGTTAATAGGAAAACCTGAAAGAATTAATATCGGTAATAAATGTCAATCATGAAATATTCTTATCTTGAACGTTAATCCTTCATTTACAATAGCTGTCTACAAGCCAACCGGTGTCCAATATATGTGACAATGCAAAAGTCATTGTGTCACTAATGCTTAAGCACTGTGGTAATAGATTCAGTTCACAGAGCGTTTCTCTATTATGATTATATCACGTGTCAAACTCCTGTGAAATAAATATCAGTGTTAATGTACCATGCAAAAGTGACACATTGCTATAACTATTTATAAAAGACAATGACAAACTGTTTGTGAAAACGTCAAAAATCTTTCTAAGAAACTAAGTAAAAACATGGCAATGACAGTGTGTTAATAATAATCTCAGTCGTCGTAGTTTAGTACTATACTAATCCTATCTGTTACTGTGAAATTCCTGACAATACTTTGGCAGGTGACTCGATTTGTTGTGGAAGTCCTGTAAACTGCTCAAATGACTCACCGATGTATCAGCTAGTCTCAGTGCAGTAGTACACAATACGcggtgattatatatatatatatatatataaaactttcacGATTTCAATTTCCTTAAATACATTTGGTTGGTTTTGAAAACGATGGACAACGACACCACATCGACCACCATGTCTCGTAATAAAaaggtcaatttaaaaaaaaacagaaactcccTCAAAGACCCATACCTTAACTCGTTTTCCTTGAATATCCATGGTTTTCATCGTAAAATCGACTCCGATG from Polyodon spathula isolate WHYD16114869_AA chromosome 16, ASM1765450v1, whole genome shotgun sequence includes these protein-coding regions:
- the LOC121328716 gene encoding ras-related protein Rab-43-like, coding for MSTVDSDDAFDFLFKIVLIGDAGVGKTCIVERFKSGVFVERQGSTIGVDFTMKTMDIQGKRVKLQIWDTAGQERFRTITQSYYHSANGAIIAYDISKKGSFASVPRWIEDVKKYAGSNIVQLLVGNKSDLTERREVQFEEAQALASQFDLFDTVETSAKDCSNVEEAFAKVASELMLRHGGPMFNENVTDSIKLNGKDAGESWGCGC